A window from Streptomyces syringium encodes these proteins:
- a CDS encoding MFS transporter gives MRWWSAANLVSNAGTWMQLTVQNLLVLQITGSAAATGLSLSVQAAPGLLMGLFGGAVVDRWPRKVTAAVSQAALGLVAFTTAALVAFGELNVGILMALAAVTGLIATVDGPACALLGNDLVPVKDVPSAIAVGSLVHSVGRLAGTALAAVAVAFLGTASAYAANGLSFLFVAAVIPFLRPVQAPPAPTPAAPQVPVPGSSHRPGSAREGLAFFMRRPRLMALAGITGLSAVFGRNYGLTLAVLVTGPLQAGAAAFGTVSTVLAVGGMAGAVLAARLRSPSVRLVGALAAAGGLLQAVAGFSPSLAILLIMVLPMAVVESVSDTAGTTVLQTDPPAHMRGRVLGVWRSASTVWGLMGPPLLGLLMELAGARGTLAVGGLLIAGAVGAGALLHHRRHTPAAVLPELTGPALPPTAVTRPETLRAAA, from the coding sequence ATGCGCTGGTGGTCGGCCGCCAACCTCGTCTCCAACGCCGGCACCTGGATGCAGCTGACCGTGCAGAACCTGCTGGTGCTGCAGATCACCGGCTCCGCCGCCGCCACGGGACTGTCGCTGTCGGTGCAGGCCGCCCCGGGGCTGCTGATGGGGCTGTTCGGCGGTGCCGTCGTCGACCGGTGGCCCCGCAAGGTCACCGCGGCCGTCAGCCAGGCCGCGCTCGGCCTGGTGGCCTTCACCACCGCCGCACTGGTGGCCTTCGGCGAGCTCAACGTCGGCATCCTGATGGCACTGGCCGCCGTCACCGGTCTCATCGCCACCGTCGACGGGCCGGCCTGCGCCCTGCTGGGCAACGACCTGGTACCCGTCAAGGACGTGCCCTCCGCCATCGCGGTGGGCTCGCTGGTCCACAGCGTCGGCCGGCTCGCGGGCACGGCACTGGCCGCAGTCGCGGTGGCGTTCCTCGGCACGGCATCCGCCTACGCGGCCAACGGCCTGTCCTTCCTCTTCGTCGCCGCCGTCATCCCCTTCCTGCGCCCCGTCCAGGCACCGCCCGCACCCACCCCCGCAGCCCCGCAGGTACCGGTCCCGGGCAGCTCGCACCGGCCCGGCAGCGCCCGCGAGGGCCTGGCGTTCTTCATGCGCCGCCCGCGCCTGATGGCACTGGCCGGGATCACGGGCCTGAGCGCGGTCTTCGGACGCAACTACGGCCTGACCCTGGCCGTCCTGGTCACCGGCCCGCTGCAGGCCGGCGCGGCGGCGTTCGGCACGGTCTCCACCGTGCTGGCCGTCGGCGGCATGGCCGGCGCCGTTCTCGCGGCCCGGCTGCGCAGCCCCTCGGTGCGCCTGGTGGGCGCCCTGGCCGCCGCCGGAGGCCTGCTGCAGGCAGTGGCCGGGTTCTCCCCCTCTCTCGCCATCCTGCTGATCATGGTGCTGCCGATGGCCGTGGTGGAGTCGGTGTCCGACACCGCCGGAACCACCGTCCTGCAGACCGACCCCCCGGCCCACATGCGCGGCCGGGTCCTGGGCGTGTGGCGCAGCGCGAGCACCGTCTGGGGGCTCATGGGGCCGCCGCTGCTGGGCCTGCTGATGGAACTGGCCGGCGCGCGCGGCACCCTGGCCGTCGGCGGACTCCTCATCGCCGGTGCCGTCGGAGCCGGCGCACTGCTCCACCACCGGCGCCACACGCCCGCCGCCGTCCTGCCCGAACTCACCGGGCCGGCCCTGCCCCCCACAGCCGTCACCCGCCCGGAAACCCTGCGCGCCGCCGCCTGA